The genomic segment GCACAAAAAAGCCAAGCAGAAGTCACACAAAGATTTGTGTTTCTTCATCTTAGCTTGGGTCCCCAGGTTAGTGTTAATAAATCCTACATTACAAAATATAAGCAGGTTAGTATCTCCTAGCAGAATATTAATACTCCTGTCAACTAAAACATAAGGCAGTTACAACACAGACTGCTGGTGCTGTGTgcaattcctttttaaaaataactaagaTCACTTTTCTTGAACCTTTATCTTCTGTGAATGTGGCCCATTAGATATTTTGTTAAATCCTGTCATGGAAATCTCTTAACTCTGTATCATAATGACAACCTGATtgccagaaggaaagaaaaatgagatgcCAGCCACACCACCAGGTGTGTGCAGTGGTCAGTCACCCCCCAGGTGTGCAGTGGTCAGCCACACCTCCAGGTGTGTGCAACATTCACAGCTCCAGGTGTGCAATGAACCAGCCCCAGGTGTGCAGTGGTCAATCACTCCCCCAGGTGGGCAATGCTCACTCCCCAGGTGTGTgcagtgtccccaccccagGTGGGCAATGCTCACTCCCCAGGTGTGTGCAGTGGTCAGTCACTCCCCCAGCAGTGTGCAATGTTCACTCTCCAGGTGTgcagtgtccccaccccagGTGTGCAATGCTCACCCCCCAGGTGTCTGCAGTGGGCAGTCACCCCCCAGGTGTGCAGTGGTCAATCACTCCCCCAGGTGTGCAGTGGTCAGTCACACCCAGGTGTGCAATGCTCACCCCCCAGGTGTGTGCAATGTCCACTCCCCCAGGTGTGCAAtgcccccagcccaggtgtgCAGTGATTAGTCACTCCCCAGGTGtgtgcagtgtccccagcccaggtgtgtgCAATGCTCACCCCCCAGGTGTGTGCAATATTCACCCCCCAGGTGTGCAAtgcccccagcccaggtgtgCACTGACCTGCATGACGAACTCCCTGCGCCGCGGCAGCCCACGCTCTGTGATCAGCATGTACTCgggctccttctccttcttggCCTGCTGTATCTGGGCAAGTCTGCTGATGGGATTCATTCCTTGCCCATACTCTGGACTTGTCTGCAGCTACGTACAACAGTGGTTAGGAAACAAGCCAAACTTGTCAATAGTTGGTTTAATGGACAAAATGCAGCATGCCATTGAACTAATTAATctctagtttttaaaaattctgaaatagaAGTTGCTTAATGAAACACTGTCACAGCCAAagagaaatactgaatttatttgGCTCCACTGTCACACTTGACCACATGTAACCTACCCTGCTAAGAGCTTTACAAATTCTAATCCTGCTATATTAGGAGGGACAAGCTTGCAGGAGAATTTGTACAAGCAAAATCAAGCAAAACTCAAAGCTGTAAAGTCTAAGGCTTGAAAGTCAGAGCTTgatctttctgtgctgctctttcctTTGTCAGGTTTCTCTTTCATCCTGAATTTACTGACACCTGAGCCAGAAGTGGTGTCAGACCCCCCTGCAGTGGGGACAAAGTACCAGCTCATTTGTTGCAGCAGAGGGCTGCTAAAGGCTGAGCAGCTGAAGGGTGTTTGTCACTGACTCAGAAAAGCCTCTCTGATGATTATTTGCACAGCCAAATTTCCAACCTTTTCCCCCTTACCTTCActattgattttgttttctttttgattcGTGGCTTCATTTTCTCAACCGTAGGGAGGGGAGGCaattttttcagctcttctaGGACTGCTATTGCAGCGTTTTTCTTGGAGATCTTCTTGCTCTTTCCTTCACCTTCACCCATGAATTCTCCAACTGATACCTTGGTTACAAAACTCTTCATATGGGGGGGACCACTTTCCTTGGTCACCTGTTTCAGAGGGAAAAACTGAGTGAAAGCGTGATAAACACTTATTAAAAATGGCAGGGCACATTGGTTATAGCAAATTTCTCTCAAGAACTAAGGATAAAGAGATCTGAGATTCTCATACAACCCAAAAAGTAAACCATACTCACTCTAATAACATATTCCCACCCAACAAAGCATATGCTTTTAAGAGATCAGATGCAGCAAGCAGTAAACAGTATTTACACAAGTCATTAACCCATCTTATTTAATTTACTGATTTACTGTTTAGTATAAGAATAGGACTGTTCTATTTCACCAGTGTGTACCTCCCCACAGCTAACAGCACACCATTAAATACATCATGGCACAGCAATAAAACATTACAGAGAAAGCAGCTCTCTGGGATCTAGCATTTCAGTCCAGAAATTCTGATTTCTGAAGTTCTGAAGAATTCTGGACACATCTCAGAGACAGCTGCCTGCTACAGATTTAGGCTTTTAACTCCATTCACAACACATCATACTCCAAAATATCCATATAGTCGAGAAGTAAGAATTAATTAAGAGCTTCCACCCACATCTGGCTTGTGTGACAGTGTATTTTTACTAGTGATGCTCAGGCTAATCTGCAGTAATTGAAAGTTTCATGTCAAGTTTCACAGAACAGTTTCAGAAGCAATTTAGTTACACACAATTGCATTTTCTTACAATAATAATTCAGATAGTTGGCTTAAACGTTACTCTGCCAGCTCAGGAAAGCAGCAtgataaattaatatttagtgAAACAGAGATGCTCCTGTGGAAGCTCCTGATTTGAGATAACTGAAATGATCAAGGAGGGGTAAAGAGGCAGCAAGCAGCCAGgccaaagggaaaggaaagtcAGATGCACATGAGGTCACCTCATGGCAAGAAAAGAAACCTACTGGTGAGATTCTGCACTTGTGGGTAGTCCAGATCAGTGCTTAATTAATTAAGCAAATACTTCCATATGTGTCTTTCAGAGTGAGCTCTACTCTTTTGCCTCGACTCTGCACTTCGTTGTTCTAACCATTAAtgcagggctgtgtttgggctcttcacttcataatttttttttcaaaaagcttggaaaaaagATTGCACAGACAACCAGAGCATAGATGTTCACTCCATGGGATCGTTTTAGGGCATGAATTGTGAACAGgtgaatttttctttgttcttcccTTTACCACACAAACTCCAAGACTATCAGGGTGACTGTCCAAGGTTCAAGTGTATTCACAACTAACAAGACATGTTACAAGTCAGTTGTTTGGGTTATCTAGGAGAGACTCAACTTAATGTGTACCCTTAATAGtctaataaaaacaaatctaGAGCTTGTAAAGTAAACATACCTCAAAATTCACAGGCAAGTTCCTTTTAAGTGCAATCTCAAAAACTTGGCTTATTTCAGATTTATTGAGATTTTCATCATCTGGTTCTTTTCCGTTAACCTAAAAGAAGCATactctatttaaaataaagatcctattaaattgaattttatCCATTCAACCACTTCACTGAACTCTCCAAATTTTAAGTACTCTAACCTTTACTGCCATGTCACACGAATGTGGAGAAATGCAGCCCACATCCTACAGAACTGAATCTTAAGCAGCTCATTAAGGTGTATGTGTAAAAGCTTTCAAACCTTTATTTTCACGTGCTCATTACAAGAAAGAACAAATGGAATAAGGGCCAATAGGTTTAAAAGTGTGTTTacagcaaacaaaactgaactGCTGCATGCACTGATTTCCAAATGGAAGTACCTTtatgaaatacaattttcatATACTGATTGGACATTTGCACCAAAAGCACTAAGACAGGATCAGGTAagagaaagggcaggaaaaataaagattctGAGAGTGGGACCAATGTGGATGAGGGATGGCTGaggagcccctggcacaggccTGTCTGCCCACACACTCCCCATCAGAGCCTCATCtgcagctttgttttctcttggcAAGAACATCCCATCAGGAACTGGCCCTGAACCAAAGGCTGACCGTCTCTGAGGACTCAAACCTGCTGGGACAACAGCACCTTTCCTACAGGCACATCTGTGTACCTCCAGGTGAAACTGTGACTGGgattcccactgctgccaccaaCGTGAGCTAAGGCATGCCAGCAGCGCCAGAGAATGTCAGGACTGAGCAGTGACACTGGAAGGATCACAATAAAGATGAACAACAACAATATCACTGACTATTTCATGCCACGATACTAGTTATGCAACCAGGTAATCAAAATTGAAGAATCTaagtggagcagcagcaggggagctGAGCTAGAGAGCTTTCAGAGATTAAAACCTGTGGGATGGCAGCGAGCATCCCCCAGGTCTGCTAACACCAGGTCAGGTAACACATGCAGGGTTTTTCGGTCCCAGCAGTTAAGACAGGTCTGAACCCCGAGGAGGTGCTGCCCAGAGGAAGCACAGCTGAGCCTGGCCTGCCACACTGGGCacaaagagcagctcaggctcACCAGGGAGCTGGCAACAGACACAGGAGCAAATCCTGAGGCAAAATTAGAATTCTTGCCTAAGAAAGGTGCCAGGAAGCCCAGCTTTCCATGTTTCCTAAGCTTTAAGTCAATGCTTTATCATCCCTCTCTGAAAATGCCACCTAACCCTGTCCTGCTCCTTCACCAGCCACACTGAAGGTCCCTGGGGGCTCTCCCAGCACTCAGCTCAGCCCTTCAGGAGGGCTTGGTCCAGCTGAGAGCCAGTATTACTACACCTTTTTGCCACTATTATTATGTGTTTTTTGCCAGTATTATTATATCCTTTTTCCTGCCAGTCGCCCCTAGATCTGCAGCCCAAAAAGGTGTGCAAAATGCTCATTCTTTCCCTTAAAGTCTAATAATTTTGCTCAGTGATTTCTTCTtggaatcacaggatcattcaggttggaaaagatctctaagatcaCTGATCACATACACACAAATGGGATACACCAAAATAActacatttaaaaggaaaattactggCAGCATGGAATGACTGTTAGGAGGTATCAGGATTATGTCTGCTGCTGAAATCTTCATTTGCCTGTTGCACAGAGGCATTTTACCAGCACCTCCCATGACCTGGCAGTCCTGTACCCCCTCAGGCCCTGCTCTCACTGGCTGCAGGAATGAACAGGGTTCACTCAGCACCACAACCCTCCTCCTTCCACCTTCCTCTTGGCTGTGCTGAAATGCTGCTACAGGAACAATTCCCTCAGACATTCCTAAAACCACAACAGTAGAAAGCCAAAAATATCAATGAATTTAAGTACCAAACCTTAACTGAAAACTTGATTATCCAAGCACTTGTTATAAACCAGCACGTCCTGTTCCCACTCTCCTTCCCCTAAGCTGCATTTGCTACTGTTCCTTATACAGACAAGTCAAATATCAATcgaaaaataaaatgacaaatgcAGTTTTCTCAGGGCTAAGACACCATTCAGATCCTGGTTTATTAACAAAGTAATTCTCCCTTCTCACAGTCTCTTCCATCATTTACTTCCTCTGCCTCTGGATTTACACCCCTCACACAGAATGAGACCTCCTACAACAACTGCAGTTTGTTCAGAGGATCTCCCATCCTCCAACCCCAAACACAATTGTACACATTTTCAGAAAGTGGTCTGTACTGCAGCATTCCTGAaacagggagcagggaacacCCCAGTGACAggggagccctgcagagctgctgccctgcctctgTGCTCCTCAGGGAACAGAGCCCACAGAGCAGCTCACCTCTTACCAGGGTGGGTGCAAGCAGGGGATGCTCTGCCCACTGACACAACATCCCGGGATTTGGGGTTCCCAAATGAAGGGGAAcatcctcctctgccctggccTCTCCTGCATGAAGACCAGCTGGCCCCTGGGCACACTGTGGCAGTCACCAGTGCAGATCTCAGCCCAAGTGCCAGCATCActctgtccccaggagcacCTGTAACCCCCAGGAGCCTCTGTCTTTCTCTGCACTCCTCCAGGAGAGGAATTTCTGAATTCCTCCAGGAGAGCTTGCCCTTACCTCCACCTCCATCAGTGCCTCCCAAGCCTCTTCCCTGAACTCAGATGCAGAGTTCTGCCCCACTGCCTGGGCAATGCTCACTCAACACACACACTGAGTCTGAACTCAGAGTCCCTTGGCTTCATGTTTCCTCTTGCTCTGCCACTCCTGGGAGCTCCCAGCCGTTTTTTAACTCAGTCTGGGAGCCCTTGTTGCCTTCTTGTGCAGTGgttcattttccctctttcccccaCACCCAGCAGGTGCCCACTCCCCAGGCCCAgttccagctgtgtccctgcagccagcacacacGGGGCTGCAGCAAAGCCACACCTCCTGCCTAAAGccacccaacaaaaaaacacaaaaacactATCAGTACTGGAGCAGAAAGTGCTGGGCAGCCACAAATACATGAAGGGATAAAACCTGACATATTCCTATCAAAATGTGTGCAAAATCTACTACTTCCATGCATTTCCTGCTCTTTTAGAACTTCTAGGATTCTTTCCAAAATCATGCAGGGATTTGTCCCAGGTAGTAAATCTGTGCCTGAGTTTTATGTTGCCCATTTATGCACTTCTTCAGAAGTTTGTGTATGATCTGTACCTGGTAAGATATTAATTCCTATCTATGCTTCCAGTGCTCATATCTGACAGAGGTCTACAGCATTGCTGTGGAAAAATatgacagtaaaaaaattaacataactTCATCTGGGAAATTTCTAGTTCCATAGAAACTTATGCTTTTAAATCAAAGTGTTCCTATTGACACAAGTAAGTCACCACTGCTACACAGAATTAAATTTCCCAACTGTCCCCTTCCTCTCAACAAGGAACAAATCTACAATAATATCCCAGTTTACTCTGGAAATTTATGCTTACAACACCAGGATTAACTCCCACCTCTGGTTTCTCAGGCAAGGGCTCATTCTGCAGAACTTTCAGAGCTTTAGCAGCTGCATCATGCTTAGCAGCTTGTCTTGTTCTTCCCTTCCCATGAAACTGCTGCCCTCCAATTGAAAGCTCCACTTGATAAAGTAAAGGCCCAACAGGAAATGGGTAAAAGTACCTGCAAAGAGAGAGGCAAATAAGCAAATTGTTTGGCCTACAAAGCAAACAGACACTAAGGCAGATGTGGGTGAGTTTCCTGGTTCTCAATACCCACACCAGCACTGAAGCACTACTTTTAAAAAGCCAGATTTTGATTTAGAGCCTAAAAGAATTCAGTGAGCTACCTTTGAAACAAATCCTGACATTCCTTGTTTTACAATAAGAACACATTTCTGACCAAGTGTTACACAAGGACAATAGAACCACACTTCTACGGATCTGGCAGGCCAGGAAGTTTTGAATTTTAAGTTCCTATGCCTATATAAAATCCTTAAAACTGAAGCTTTAATTTAAATAGTTTCAGAAGAAGCATCAAACtgtttcttcactttttcttttacagaaaggaaatgcaagAAACATTCCCCTAATATTTAGCAATTTGCTTAATGAAGCTGGCTATACCTGAACGCTCTCAAAAACACTTCAAATTTCTGTTCAGTTCCTTCTGCCCAAccccaaagaaataaaatgctgggAATAAGGCAAGCCCTAGATATTGATATCTGTAATGTGCCAATCTCTGTAATTGGCATGTTACAGATATCAGCATCTATAATACTACAGGTATTATACAGATATCATACAGATATTATACAGATATTACACAGATACAGGTGGGAGccttttccccagccctgctcccaggctgagtgtccctggcaggggctgggacagggggtCAGGGGGCTCAGGCTCAGGGGATCAGGGTGATGAGGCTCAGGGGGCCCAGGATCAGGGTGATGGGGCTCAGGGTGATGAGGCtcaggggggctcagggggtTCAGGGGGCTCAGGATCAGGGTGATGGGGCTCAGGGGCTTCAGAGGGCTCAGGGGCTCAGAGTCAGGATAATGGGGCTCAGAGGGCTCAGGGTGATGAGGGCTCAGGGTGATGGGGTTTAGGGGATCAGGGTGATGAGGCTCAGGGGGCTCAGAGGGCTCAGGGTGATGGGGCTCAGGGGGCTCAGGATCAGGGTGAAGGGGCTCAGGGCGATGGAGCTCAGGGGGATGAGGCTCAGGGGGTTCAGGGGGCTCAGGATCAGGGTGATGGGGCTCAGGGGGCTCAGGCTCAGGGGATCAGGGTGATGGGGCTCAGGGGGCTCAGGATCAGGGTGAAGGGGCTCAGGGCGATGGAGCTCAGGGGGATGAGGctcagggggctcaggggggctCAGGCTcaggggctcagggtgaagaGACTCAGGGGGTTCAGAGGGCTCAGGCTCAGGGTGATGGGGCTCAGGCTCAGGGTGATGGGGCTCAGAGGGCTCAGGGGCTCGGGGTGATGGGGCTCAGGGGGCCCAGTGCAGCCCCCACGTACCGGGGGGGATAGGTGCCACCCCGCATGGTGTAGTTGTAGGTGGATCTCATCCCCGTGTAAGGGTCGATGGGTTTGTACATGGGCTTCTTCCCCAGCTTCATGCAAAGGGCATTCAGCTCCACTGTGGGGGTCACACTGtctgcagaaaaaggaacaCAGAGGGTTGTCCAGCTGCCACCAGGAACTGAGACAATTCCAACTCTTATTGCTGGCTCACACCAGGGAAAAATGAGCCCAACTTCTGCCACATGCAGTATCCCAAATAACTGAATTCCAAACAGAACTGCTAATGAACAAAAAAGAGGATAGCTCTGTATGATGCACATTAAAGCAGCCTAGTACAGTTGGGACAAGTCCTGTTACAAAAAAGTGATTTTGCTGGGAGACCTTTCTGGATTTGTTTGGGGGGGGTtatcattttgcttttaatttctgaagcTGCTGATTTACCTACGTTTAAAGTGCATCTAACAAAGTGCAGACAAAGAATTTTCTGCAGTAAAGAAATTTCTCCAAGTACACTTTTAAGTTGCCAGACATGCTACATCCCTTCTGTGTCTCTTGCTTACTGAGAATGATCAAATGTTTCTCTGTCCTCAACGACCTAAGGAGGGTTTCTATAGCTCTTCACTCTCAAACTGCAACTGGCCTTGTCAGAAGGCAGGTAAATTGCTACTGAGGGCTAAAACATTTCTCTCAGTACTGTGGGCATGAAGAACTGACTCCCAGTCCATTCTCACTGGAGAAAGAACAGTCAGTAAGTGTCATTTTTTCTCCCACAGGTCTCACTGGCTCAGAAATCAGCAGCGCTCCAGCACAAGAGCTCTGGTGTAATTGCTAAAAGAAAACGACCATGGGACAGAAGCACAGACAAAATAAGGACTTGGCAGCTGACAACTGCCAGTGTTAAACAGGCAGAATCACAGTTTTTATTCGTCCTTATGCAATGTCAATGCACACCAAAAGCAGAAAGGTGCATTCTGTCTGTGTGTCATTACTGTAAACCAGCCTGGTGTGGCACATACCTGGATTCTTGCCCTCACTACGAGATGGACGAGCCGTGGGCTTGGGGAATTTTGTCCCTTCCAAAgctttggcagctgctgcatgTTGAGCTTTTTTAATACTTGTTCCTTCAGCTTCCCAATGCTGGTCCCCAAGAGTCAGCTGCACTGTAAACACCTCAAAAACACAAACAGGTGTTTTGTAAGAAGCTGCTTCAGAATTCGGGTAGTTTATTAGTCCCTCTTACACTAAACAATGAGTCTTTCAGTGATGCACAAGCTGAGAATATGGTGATCCAACCTCTCCTTAATTCCCATGTCACCTCTAGCTTTCCATCACTGGACACCAACACAGGATTTCCCCATTTACTGAACTAAGAATTTCACAGTTGTAGCTGGCTGGCATCCTGCACCAGATGTGCCAGGCTGAAAACTCAGAGCAGAGTGGGGAgagccccaggagagctgctgtgcccatgGCACTGAACAGAGCCTGGAAGCTCACCCTTCTCTGTGACACACAACCCCACTCCTGCTTTAATCCTCTGAAAGGTTAACTAGAGACATCTTTCAGCAGTTTGGAGAAAGTTAAGCTCACACTGTACCATAAAAACTCCTCCATGCCCACAGTGAGTGAAACCCAATTGAACAGATGCTGTGAATGTTATTCCAATACTTTCTGTACGTGTCAACCCCTTCACACCCTGAAGCTGCTGTGACATTTTGGGAACACAGCTTTTGACTTCCCAGGTACCAGCTTCACCCTTCCCTACCCCTGGAATGGGGGGttccctttcctccccacaACTCTGGACTCTCTGGCAccaaaagcacacacacacactcctgcaggggaaggagcagcagcagggaactgCTGTGGACACTTACCTTGGAATGAGCTGGACCTTGCTCACTCAGAAGCTTATACTCAGGCTGAATCTTGTTGAAACGGGCTAATTCATTCACAAGACACATGGGGGTTTTCTCTTTGGGGTTTGCCATGTTTGAAGGAGCTGAAAGGTCACATGAGATCAGATAAATGAACTGATAACTGTGAACTCTGCTAcaaattctaatttaaaaaagaaatctcagaagTATGAAGTTAAAGACTCCTGCACACAGTTCACTTCTTATCTAGTACCTGTCAAGGACCAAACCTTCCAAGTATTCCTCATTATCACTTGCtttgaacaattaaaaaaaatcagttaatttCATTTCCCTCCTCCTATTTTCCCCTATGAGCTATATTTTATTACCCTTTATTTGTTCTACTGCATTTTGTTACCATAGTATATTTATCATTAAACTGGTCATAAAAGAACTAAAGataacagaacaaaacaaactgctTCAAACAACACTTCTTCATATTTAAAACAAGCCACTGGTAGAAAAGATCAATAGTAATGTTTCAAAAATTCAATGTcacacaatttaaaatattcttcactATTACAAACATATCAATTAATTGCTGGGACTTTATGTCCAAGTATGTTTCTGTCTCCAACAGATTTCATTCCACAGGGAGCTACTGCAgtagaaatattattttcaaattatgtgCAGATGCAAGACCTCAGGAATAAATCCTGCCAGGCTCTGAGCATTAACACCATGAGCAGTTCCTGCCCCTctctcacctgcagctgcatTGGTGGATGTAACTGAAGCAGAGGGCAAAGCAGAGTTCTGGATAGGTCTGCCTGCATTTTCAGAGGGCAAAGAACTGGTGGTAGAAGGAATACTCAAAGGCTGTGAAAGAGCTGGGTTTTTATTCAGTATTTGGCTCCCTGCAAGGGCAGCAGAAGGATTCTGAATCTGAACTTGAGACATGTTCACTTCCACCCAGAGCAGATTACTGTAGGCAAACAGCTTTGAGCGCAGGCAAACTCCGATTTTGGAAACCAAATTGCTGACCTAAAAtgtaaagatgaaaaaaaagattatacGAAATATTTAGCATTCTTTAACAACCTACTGAAATTATTCCTCCATCAGCAAAAAGGGAAGCAGTCTTCCAGCAAGCCCCCACTGTTCCCATTTTGCCCAGTTAGCCCCTCACACCCCCAGTCTGCACAGCACAGGTCTGTGCCCCAGCGTGTTTGACACTTCTTTCAGGCACAGAGCTTTGAGTTACGCCTGTTATTACTGTCCATCTCTCTCCTCCACAGCTGAATTCACTCAGGAGACAAATCCTGTCCCTGACACCCAGAGCCACTGGTTACACACTGAGCAAAGAGCAACTTCCATGGCAAATTACATCCCGTGCATTCTGCCATTTGGGGTTAAACGTTTTCACTTGCAGGGCACGGAATAAATGCAGCCTTTATAAAGAAACCATTTAGAGAGTACATCCTTCATTATTATCACAGTTTTCCCCCTGGATCAGCAGGAGTGCCAAGGCACTTGTGAGGGGAAAAGGCTGGATCCAGCAGGGAAGGCTGAAGTAGCTCTGCCTGGGAAAAGCAAAGGTGTAAGAGTTCATAAACTGTATCAGCCACAAGTATTCTGAAGGTAGCTTCTGTTTAAGCCAGAACAGGTCTGAGCACAGTTCAAGCAGCAGTTTGGGGTCCCTTGGCCCGGCAAACaaggacaggagctgctcctgggcacgTGTGGCCATTCCAACCCCT from the Sylvia atricapilla isolate bSylAtr1 chromosome 16, bSylAtr1.pri, whole genome shotgun sequence genome contains:
- the STAU1 gene encoding double-stranded RNA-binding protein Staufen homolog 1 isoform X7 is translated as MSQVQIQNPSAALAGSQILNKNPALSQPLSIPSTTSSLPSENAGRPIQNSALPSASVTSTNAAAAPSNMANPKEKTPMCLVNELARFNKIQPEYKLLSEQGPAHSKVFTVQLTLGDQHWEAEGTSIKKAQHAAAAKALEGTKFPKPTARPSRSEGKNPDSVTPTVELNALCMKLGKKPMYKPIDPYTGMRSTYNYTMRGGTYPPRYFYPFPVGPLLYQVELSIGGQQFHGKGRTRQAAKHDAAAKALKVLQNEPLPEKPEVTKESGPPHMKSFVTKVSVGEFMGEGEGKSKKISKKNAAIAVLEELKKLPPLPTVEKMKPRIKKKTKSIVKLQTSPEYGQGMNPISRLAQIQQAKKEKEPEYMLITERGLPRRREFVMQVKVGVHTAEGMGTNKKVAKRNAAENMLEILGFKVPQPQPPKPALKTEEKTPVKKPGDGRKVTFFEPGSEETSASNKEDEFRMPYLSHQQLPAGILPMVPEVAQAVGANQGHHTKEFTRAAPNPAKATVTAMIARELLYGGTSPTAETILKSSSSAGHGPHGPLTRPSEQLDYLSNVQGIQVEYKDFPKNNKNEFVSLINCSSQPPLISHGIGKDVESCHDMAALNILKLLSELDQQTTEMPRTGNGPMSVCVKQEMESDPLLKPASANPLGQTLDSTA
- the STAU1 gene encoding double-stranded RNA-binding protein Staufen homolog 1 isoform X4, yielding MSQVQIQNPSAALAGSQILNKNPALSQPLSIPSTTSSLPSENAGRPIQNSALPSASVTSTNAAAAPSNMANPKEKTPMCLVNELARFNKIQPEYKLLSEQGPAHSKVFTVQLTLGDQHWEAEGTSIKKAQHAAAAKALEGTKFPKPTARPSRSEGKNPDSVTPTVELNALCMKLGKKPMYKPIDPYTGMRSTYNYTMRGGTYPPRYFYPFPVGPLLYQVELSIGGQQFHGKGRTRQAAKHDAAAKALKVLQNEPLPEKPEVNGKEPDDENLNKSEISQVFEIALKRNLPVNFEVTKESGPPHMKSFVTKVSVGEFMGEGEGKSKKISKKNAAIAVLEELKKLPPLPTVEKMKPRIKKKTKSIVKLQTSPEYGQGMNPISRLAQIQQAKKEKEPEYMLITERGLPRRREFVMQVKVGVHTAEGMGTNKKVAKRNAAENMLEILGFKVPQPQPPKPALKTEEKTPVKKPGDGRKVTFFEPGSEETSASNKEDEFRMPYLSHQQLPAGILPMVPEVAQAVGANQGHHTKEFTRAAPNPAKATVTAMIARELLYGGTSPTAETILKSSSSAGHGPHGPLTRPSEQLDYLSNVQGIQVEYKDFPKNNKNEFVSLINCSSQPPLISHGIGKDVESCHDMAALNILKLLSELDQQTTEMPRTGNGPMSVCVKQEMESDPLLKPASANPLGQTLDSTA
- the STAU1 gene encoding double-stranded RNA-binding protein Staufen homolog 1 isoform X1, whose amino-acid sequence is MSQVQIQNPSAALAGSQILNKNPALSQPLSIPSTTSSLPSENAGRPIQNSALPSASVTSTNAAAAPSNMANPKEKTPMCLVNELARFNKIQPEYKLLSEQGPAHSKVFTVQLTLGDQHWEAEGTSIKKAQHAAAAKALEGTKFPKPTARPSRSEGKNPDSVTPTVELNALCMKLGKKPMYKPIDPYTGMRSTYNYTMRGGTYPPRYFYPFPVGPLLYQVELSIGGQQFHGKGRTRQAAKHDAAAKALKVLQNEPLPEKPEVNGKEPDDENLNKSEISQVFEIALKRNLPVNFEFFPLKQVTKESGPPHMKSFVTKVSVGEFMGEGEGKSKKISKKNAAIAVLEELKKLPPLPTVEKMKPRIKKKTKSIVKLQTSPEYGQGMNPISRLAQIQQAKKEKEPEYMLITERGLPRRREFVMQVKVGVHTAEGMGTNKKVAKRNAAENMLEILGFKVPQPQPPKPALKTEEKTPVKKPGDGRKVTFFEPGSEETSARGLSNSSSSVCTSLLPGNKEDEFRMPYLSHQQLPAGILPMVPEVAQAVGANQGHHTKEFTRAAPNPAKATVTAMIARELLYGGTSPTAETILKSSSSAGHGPHGPLTRPSEQLDYLSNVQGIQVEYKDFPKNNKNEFVSLINCSSQPPLISHGIGKDVESCHDMAALNILKLLSELDQQTTEMPRTGNGPMSVCVKQEMESDPLLKPASANPLGQTLDSTA
- the STAU1 gene encoding double-stranded RNA-binding protein Staufen homolog 1 isoform X5 yields the protein MSQVQIQNPSAALAGSQILNKNPALSQPLSIPSTTSSLPSENAGRPIQNSALPSASVTSTNAAAAPSNMANPKEKTPMCLVNELARFNKIQPEYKLLSEQGPAHSKVFTVQLTLGDQHWEAEGTSIKKAQHAAAAKALEGTKFPKPTARPSRSEGKNPDSVTPTVELNALCMKLGKKPMYKPIDPYTGMRSTYNYTMRGGTYPPRYFYPFPVGPLLYQVELSIGGQQFHGKGRTRQAAKHDAAAKALKVLQNEPLPEKPEVNGKEPDDENLNKSEISQVFEIALKRNLPVNFEFFPLKQVTKESGPPHMKSFVTKVSVGEFMGEGEGKSKKISKKNAAIAVLEELKKLPPLPTVEKMKPRIKKKTKSIVKLQTSPEYGQGMNPISRLAQIQQAKKEKEPEYMLITERGLPRRREFVMQVKVGVHTAEGMGTNKKVAKRNAAENMLEILGFKVPQPQPPKPALKTEEKTPVKKPGDGRKVTFFEPGSEETSARGLSNSSSSVCTSLLPGNKEDEFRMPYLSHQQLPAGILPMVPEVAQAVGANQGHHTKEFTRAAPNPAKATVTAMIARELLYGGTSPTAETILKSSSSAGHGPHGPLTRPSEQLDYLSNVQGIQVEYKDFPKNNKNEFVSLINCSSQPPLISHGIGKDVESCHDMAALNILKLLSELDQQTTEMPRTGNGPMSVNGK
- the STAU1 gene encoding double-stranded RNA-binding protein Staufen homolog 1 isoform X3 yields the protein MSQVQIQNPSAALAGSQILNKNPALSQPLSIPSTTSSLPSENAGRPIQNSALPSASVTSTNAAAAPSNMANPKEKTPMCLVNELARFNKIQPEYKLLSEQGPAHSKVFTVQLTLGDQHWEAEGTSIKKAQHAAAAKALEGTKFPKPTARPSRSEGKNPDSVTPTVELNALCMKLGKKPMYKPIDPYTGMRSTYNYTMRGGTYPPRYFYPFPVGPLLYQVELSIGGQQFHGKGRTRQAAKHDAAAKALKVLQNEPLPEKPEVNGKEPDDENLNKSEISQVFEIALKRNLPVNFEFFPLKQVTKESGPPHMKSFVTKVSVGEFMGEGEGKSKKISKKNAAIAVLEELKKLPPLPTVEKMKPRIKKKTKSIVKLQTSPEYGQGMNPISRLAQIQQAKKEKEPEYMLITERGLPRRREFVMQVKVGVHTAEGMGTNKKVAKRNAAENMLEILGFKVPQPQPPKPALKTEEKTPVKKPGDGRKVTFFEPGSEETSASNKEDEFRMPYLSHQQLPAGILPMVPEVAQAVGANQGHHTKEFTRAAPNPAKATVTAMIARELLYGGTSPTAETILKSSSSAGHGPHGPLTRPSEQLDYLSNVQGIQVEYKDFPKNNKNEFVSLINCSSQPPLISHGIGKDVESCHDMAALNILKLLSELDQQTTEMPRTGNGPMSVCVKQEMESDPLLKPASANPLGQTLDSTA